The following proteins are co-located in the Massilia litorea genome:
- the nhaR gene encoding transcriptional activator NhaR: MKNAGTNFRHLYYFWVVAKEGSITRAAERLGLAVQTVSSQIALLEQSLGKSLFTQQGRRLVLSDAGELARTYADQIFLLGEQMQDALDQSSTLRTRLSVGISDSLPKLTAYRLLEATTQLATPVRLVCYEDQYEALLADLALHKLDVVLTDRALPTGSTLRVFSHLLFESEMTVVGTAALAQIHSPDFPKNLNGAPFLLPTRNNALRLKIDEWFELQGVHPDVVGEFEDNALLNTFGRRGLGLFFAPAALASDLAEQLQAVLVGRVPQVREQFYAISNERKIQHPAVEAILASMHQDG, from the coding sequence ATGAAAAACGCGGGCACCAATTTTCGCCACCTGTACTATTTCTGGGTGGTCGCCAAGGAGGGCAGCATCACGCGCGCGGCCGAGCGTCTCGGCCTGGCCGTGCAGACCGTCAGCAGCCAGATCGCCCTGCTCGAGCAGTCCCTTGGGAAATCGCTGTTCACCCAGCAGGGCCGGCGCCTGGTGCTGAGCGACGCGGGCGAACTGGCGCGCACCTATGCCGACCAGATTTTTCTCCTCGGCGAGCAGATGCAGGATGCGCTCGACCAGTCGTCCACCCTGCGCACCCGTCTCTCGGTTGGCATTTCCGACTCGCTGCCGAAACTGACCGCCTACCGCCTGCTGGAAGCGACCACCCAGCTCGCCACCCCGGTGCGCCTGGTCTGCTACGAGGACCAGTACGAGGCGCTGCTGGCCGACCTGGCCCTCCATAAACTCGACGTGGTGCTGACCGACCGCGCGCTGCCGACCGGCAGCACCCTGCGCGTGTTCAGCCACCTGCTGTTCGAGAGCGAGATGACGGTGGTCGGCACGGCCGCGCTGGCGCAGATCCATTCGCCCGACTTCCCGAAGAACCTGAATGGCGCGCCCTTCCTGCTGCCGACAAGGAATAATGCCCTGCGCCTGAAGATCGACGAATGGTTCGAGCTGCAGGGCGTGCACCCCGACGTGGTGGGCGAGTTCGAGGACAACGCTTTACTGAATACCTTCGGCCGGCGCGGCCTGGGCCTGTTCTTCGCGCCGGCGGCGCTCGCCAGCGACCTGGCCGAACAGTTGCAGGCGGTGCTGGTGGGCCGGGTACCGCAGGTGCGCGAGCAGTTCTATGCGATCTCGAACGAGAGAAAGATCCAGCATCCGGCGGTCGAGGCGATCCTGGCTTCGATGCATCAGGACGGCTAG